The following DNA comes from Salvia splendens isolate huo1 chromosome 17, SspV2, whole genome shotgun sequence.
AGCAGCTCTCCTGGGTCGATCCATCTTGGTTGCTCGGTTCTTGGGCCTGCCTCTTGTTCTCGGTTTCTCCTTCTCGCCCAACTCCGACGCGTCCAGCTGCATGGGCACATGCAGCTCGTCTTCTTCGTTGAGAGGCGTCTCATTGATTAAGGTCGTATCAGAGTCCTATCTTATTCATTTGCATGGTTTCTTTGTTACTTTAGATTTTGGGATTGGTTTGTCTTAGTTGGAAATTGGAATATTCTTTCGCCGAAATCTTCTGGTTTGAACCGATGATGATACGTTCACAGGATCTGGTCAGGATTCTTTCCAATAAATTTGTGTATTTGCAATGTCGTTTTCTTTAGTATCTTTGATTTACTTATCTTTCTGTAAAAAATTGGTGTGTTTCAGGCTCTTATAAATTTGTCTTTGTAGTATTCCGTTGTTATTTGTCGCAAATATTAGTTgggtttcatttttttcatttcatccCTCAAATTTACCTATTatagataaaatgataacatctttagtgagataaactaaaaaaattgcattttttatggGAACGAGGGTTATTAATTAAGGATCTAATATCATATCTATCGAAAATTAGGTAAAATCAAAAAGTAAGGCTATAATTAAACCTACTTTATGATAAAATGTTTATTGGCGGAAATATAAGAACAAAAAATAATGTGAAATAGGGAGATTCATAGTTGTGTTTGTACAACTCGCACAAAAAGTTCTAGAGTATTAAATTCAAATAGATGgaaaaaagagatgaaaaatGTATATTAAGTAGAGAATCTCTTTAGGACCGATGGACATTCTCCTAAAAGCAATtagatactccatccgtccataaaaatagtcacattttaatattttgggatgtccataaaaaattatcatatttctaaaaatggaatttttctctcatattttatcactttttctcctctttcCTATACTTTACTTTTCTCaatatctctcttattttgcctatatttttcttcttctcgattactttactaactttttattaaaattcatatcatccacaaatgaaactatttttttttatagacaGAGGGGAGTACAACATAAGACAATCACCTATATTGACTCCAAAAATCTAGCTATACTATATTTCATGCATAATTAATTTGATAATTGAATAAGCAACCTTAAAAAGAAATTGGATAAATATGTTATTCCACAAAGAATTTTTAACATCATCAAAGGAGTCACCTATTGGTTATGGATCAGACAAGAAAACTCGCCATTACCTTCCTAATAGATTCAAGAAGTTTCTCATATCATGATGAACAACAGGAAATACTGTGCTGAGATAGCACACAATGTCTCAGTTGAGCGTGCTGCTCAGTTGGACGGAGTGGACTTTTTATTTATCGTTTGGACGACGGACCCAATTTTTTTTGGGTCGGTTGGACCATTGGTCCAAATTTTAAGTCAAGATATATTGTTAGGTCAgttattttttttggtttcaGCCCAGACATACTGTATACTATTGGGTCAATCATTTTTTTTGGTTTCAGCCCAGTTAAATTGCTGAGTCAGTTAATATTAGCCCACAATCGATGACTTACACTCCATGGGtttcatcctaaaaccaatgGGTGAAAGGACTAGCCATAGTTTCAATTTTCTCTTGACATTGATATGAGAGAGTTATATGTTATTTTATaatagtttcaattgccaacactgGATGAAACTTCATTTAAGCAcatatttcttttttggatTAAAATTAGTGTTCGTTTCTTaagcacaaaaaaaaaacttcgtCGAAATTCTATATTGATCACTATTTTAAATTCGATTTGAATTCTGTTTTTCGAATGAATTACTATTGTTATAACCTATCTAAAAAATCAGAATAGCAGTTAGTTACAGTGTGGCTAGTTgtcatataaaaaatttaatttatgaagaTTAAGTCAATAGTCGCGACAAAACAATATGACTGTCAAAGggtaaaaaagaagaaaagatgaTTTATCTCAACTTCACAATCCACCAAAAGTCAACGAAATAGTCACCTCTATTATTGAATATGATTTGATATTCCTTTGAGTACTTACTCAAGTCCATCCCAACAATACAAAACAGAGAAATAGATTTCTGAGTGTTAAGACAATGCTTGAATTAGGTTTTGGATGAGTTGCAAAGTGCCTATACATGATTCCGTTATATACAGATTAGTAAAATGTTGTCTAAACCTCCTCTTGCTGCTGAGCTGATTCCACTTCCACCTCCACGTTTTGTCTCGTCTTCTCGTGCAGGAAATCGATCAGGCCCTGCAGAGCATCATGAGGTTGATCATCCTTGAGCAGCTGCTCGGCTACTTCAGCTGGGGTTGCTCTAGCATTTGGCAACAAATCTTCGATCTCTTCAAACATAGGGTGATCCTTAATGTCAAGATAGTTAGAGGCCAGCAGCTTGAATCCACAAGGGGAGCAGTATGACATGTTGATGTGCACGTCCATCCGGCCTGGTCGCAGCAGGGCTGGGTCGAGCCTCTCAATGTAGTTTGTCGTGAAGATTATGATTCTCTCGTCCCCACAGCTCGACCACAAGCCATCCACAAAGTTGAGCAAACCAGAAAGTGTCACCTGTTTCATAGTTAGAATGCTAGCATCAGATTCTTGAACATGTCTCAATCTGAATCTACGTTTTCCATCAATTTTCAAATCTTATTATTTACCTCTTCCTATTTTATCAACCACTAGAAAAGTTGTTCACACTAATCCTTATTCAATGTTCGTTTCACTCTACACATACACACGTACTACTATTGATTTAAGGGAAAATTGccaattaaatcatgaaaaactaaaatgataaatcacCAAGATTTACAATTTTGCAATTATCCCAGTAGCACCTATGGTTTACCTAGAACCGATGTAGTTTTAGGAGATTAAATCAGGGGAAAAAATAGTGTATATTTATCTTCTCCCTCCATTGAAATTCTGCAATTCGAATTCTTGCTCATCATTTATCCCTTCTTAGTACGTCAAGACGTCATTATCGCTTTGTCCACGTAGAAAATTCTAGTTGCTAAATGTATCATTCTAGTTTCGAATAATAAGATAAACAAGAATTTGACTTTTATTTGGCAATCAAAGGGTATCATAAATATTCAAAGGGAAACCAAACCTTATTATCTTCCGGCGGTTGGAAGGGCGGTGCGGAAATGACGGCCCTAGTAGCGAGCTTCTCTTGGAAATCAATGGTGCAATCGATATCCTCCACCACCAAAATCGACTGATTCGCCGTCGACAGCAGCAGCTTCTTCAAATCGGAGTTGCGCCGCAGCTCCGTCAGCTCCAAATCATACACATCGAATTTCAAGTAATTGGCCATCGCCGCAATCAAGCTCGATTTCCCCGTCCCCGGCGGCCCATACAGCAAGTACCCCCTCTTCCACGCCTTCCCCACCTTCcgataatactccctccgccgcAGAAACCTCTCCAaatcccccaaaatcatctccTTCTGTTGGCTATCCATCGCCAGCGTCTCGAATTTCGCCGGGTGGTCGAGCGTCACCGGATTCCACATATTGTTGAGGTGGTACAAGTTCTCGTAATCCACCGTGAAAATCTTGATCGTTTTCTTCTCCTGCTTCTTCAATTTCGCCTCTTGGGTGATGAAGGGGAGGTACGAATCGAGGACTAATCCCCTGTTTTTCTTGTGGAATGTGAGCTCGAACGATCTCACCTCCGATCTGAGGGTCGAATTCATGTCTCGTGGATTGTAAAAATTTTGGGAGGAGGTTTCGATTTTTCGGCAAATCCAGAC
Coding sequences within:
- the LOC121775002 gene encoding protein HYPER-SENSITIVITY-RELATED 4-like, with protein sequence MSSSESKSNHLATANSILSAAGSIAASIMVVRGVAQDLIPREFQDYLFSGLRSFAARFSNHLTVVIDEFDGLGANEFYFAAAAYLGPKVTPNTRRLKISKPERENHINITMERGEEITDSFRGQEFKWVWICRKIETSSQNFYNPRDMNSTLRSEVRSFELTFHKKNRGLVLDSYLPFITQEAKLKKQEKKTIKIFTVDYENLYHLNNMWNPVTLDHPAKFETLAMDSQQKEMILGDLERFLRRREYYRKVGKAWKRGYLLYGPPGTGKSSLIAAMANYLKFDVYDLELTELRRNSDLKKLLLSTANQSILVVEDIDCTIDFQEKLATRAVISAPPFQPPEDNKVTLSGLLNFVDGLWSSCGDERIIIFTTNYIERLDPALLRPGRMDVHINMSYCSPCGFKLLASNYLDIKDHPMFEEIEDLLPNARATPAEVAEQLLKDDQPHDALQGLIDFLHEKTRQNVEVEVESAQQQEEV